Part of the Bacillus sp. THAF10 genome is shown below.
CCTAAAGCAGTTTGACGATCATTCCACGTCATAGGAGGTTGTTCATGAGGGAGTTCAATCATGGAAATCGCATCATCCACCGGACAAACAATCGAGCAAAGGTTGCATCCAACACAATCCTCTTCCCTTACTCGTAAATATGATTTACCTTGGGCATCCTTTAACATATCAATACACTGATGAGAGGTGTCCTCACAGGCGATATGACATTTATTACAGTTAATACAGGTATCCTGATTTATCCTCGCGACAATTTTATAATTGAGGTCGAGGTTCCCCCAATCGGAATATTTAGGAACGCTTTTGCCAACTAGGTCCATGACACTTTTTATGCCTTTTTCATCGAGATAATGATTTAACCCATCTAGCATATCCTCTACAATCCGGAAGCCATGGTGCATGGCTGCCGTACATACTTGCACACCTGTAGCACCCATCAGCATAAACTCGACGGCATTTTGCCAATTAGAGACACCACCCATTCCAGATATCGGAACATTGATTCTTGGATTTCTCGCGCACTCACCAACCATGTTTAGCGCAATTGGCTTCACTGCAGGACCGCAATATCCACCATGTGCACCCTTTCCTCCAACATGGGGAATGGTATTCCAGCTGTCCAAATCCACCCCTGCTAGGCTGTTGATTGTATTAATCATACTCACAGCATCCGCCCCGCCTCTAACAGCCGCTTCTGCAGTCATGGTAATATCTGTAATATTTGGTGTGAGCTTGACAATAACAGGTGTTTTCGCCATTTCTTTAGCCCAATAGGTTTGTTTTTCTACAAGCTCTGGCACCTGTCCAGAAGCAGAACCCATTCCTCTTTCTGCCATGCCGTGAGGACAGCCAAAATTCAGCTCGAGACCATCCACTCCGACCGCTTCCACTTTTTTCACAATTTCATGCCATTTTTCCTGCTTTGGTTCCACCATTAAGGAAGCTATTAGCGTTCGATCAGGAAATTTCTTTTTTGTTTCTTCGATTTC
Proteins encoded:
- the preA gene encoding NAD-dependent dihydropyrimidine dehydrogenase subunit PreA; translation: MADLSINFAGIKSPNPFWLASAPPTNSGYQVQRAFEAGWGGAVWKTLGDPIINVTSRFAAVSFNGQRVAGFNNIELITDRPLEVNLREIEETKKKFPDRTLIASLMVEPKQEKWHEIVKKVEAVGVDGLELNFGCPHGMAERGMGSASGQVPELVEKQTYWAKEMAKTPVIVKLTPNITDITMTAEAAVRGGADAVSMINTINSLAGVDLDSWNTIPHVGGKGAHGGYCGPAVKPIALNMVGECARNPRINVPISGMGGVSNWQNAVEFMLMGATGVQVCTAAMHHGFRIVEDMLDGLNHYLDEKGIKSVMDLVGKSVPKYSDWGNLDLNYKIVARINQDTCINCNKCHIACEDTSHQCIDMLKDAQGKSYLRVREEDCVGCNLCSIVCPVDDAISMIELPHEQPPMTWNDRQTALGLLQKCEADTMK